A single window of Archangium gephyra DNA harbors:
- a CDS encoding SAM-dependent methyltransferase: protein MGHEAEPTVPNTGRMFDYWLGGKHHYPVDVAAAQAFEVVFKDFRPVFRALRDFIGRASRYIQAQGVDQFLVLGAGLPTQGNVHETVPGARVLYTDIDDSNVALGQRILANVPGTGYTRCDATDLSTLDLGLMRQVLGPLRRLGIIVVGVEAFMTDEQIRTCFQKLHDLAPPGSYLAFDCDSPKALEHPELVRMMGPGFHMRTPAQLEAVLGPWRLTEEGVQPVAVWRNPETPASVPAYMNGGVAAKP, encoded by the coding sequence ATGGGTCACGAAGCGGAGCCGACAGTGCCCAACACGGGCCGGATGTTCGACTACTGGCTCGGAGGCAAGCACCACTACCCCGTCGACGTGGCGGCGGCACAGGCCTTCGAGGTCGTCTTCAAGGACTTCCGCCCGGTGTTCCGCGCGCTGCGAGACTTCATCGGGCGCGCCTCGCGCTACATCCAGGCCCAGGGCGTGGATCAATTCCTCGTGCTGGGCGCCGGCCTGCCCACGCAGGGCAACGTGCACGAGACGGTGCCCGGGGCGCGTGTGCTGTACACGGACATCGACGACTCCAACGTGGCGCTGGGCCAGCGCATCCTCGCCAACGTGCCGGGCACGGGCTACACCCGGTGCGACGCCACGGACCTGTCCACCCTGGACCTGGGCCTCATGCGGCAGGTGCTCGGCCCCCTGCGCCGGCTCGGCATCATCGTGGTGGGCGTCGAGGCCTTCATGACGGACGAGCAGATCCGCACCTGCTTCCAGAAGCTCCATGACCTGGCGCCGCCGGGCAGCTACCTCGCCTTCGACTGCGACAGCCCCAAGGCCCTGGAGCACCCCGAGCTGGTGCGGATGATGGGGCCCGGCTTCCACATGCGCACCCCGGCGCAGCTCGAGGCGGTGCTCGGGCCGTGGCGGCTCACCGAGGAGGGAGTCCAGCCCGTCGCCGTCTGGCGCAACCCGGAGACGCCCGCCAGCGTCCCCGCGTACATGAATGGGGGCGTGGCGGCGAAGCCCTGA
- a CDS encoding YceI family protein: MQSRFPLALAATLLGAASLSACGTTPAEDRERITFPARDDFPGLGGVESLSPLSRTYTFEPGLERSHLYVQLFSASLGHDHVVRATDWWGSLAFDPSKLSACVVSVTVQVEGLDPERDEMRDLTGQERVPASDREQIREHLRAKEQLNLEEHKTLEFTSKSCALTGEKGRDGRSVVAVTGDLKLRGATREVVLPLEVAVDEEQVAARGVLTTRHTDFGFEPYSALGGLFKNKDELYFVVDVRGRRVAGR; the protein is encoded by the coding sequence ATGCAGAGCCGATTCCCCCTTGCGCTGGCCGCGACGTTGTTGGGCGCGGCCTCCCTCTCCGCTTGTGGCACCACCCCCGCCGAGGACCGCGAGCGCATCACCTTCCCCGCCCGGGACGACTTCCCGGGCCTGGGCGGCGTGGAGTCCCTGTCGCCCCTCTCTCGCACCTATACGTTCGAGCCGGGCCTGGAGCGCAGCCACCTCTACGTGCAGCTCTTCAGCGCCTCGCTCGGGCATGACCACGTGGTGCGCGCCACGGACTGGTGGGGCTCGCTCGCCTTCGACCCCTCGAAGCTGTCCGCGTGCGTGGTGTCGGTGACGGTGCAGGTGGAGGGGCTCGACCCGGAGCGCGACGAGATGCGAGACCTCACGGGCCAGGAGCGCGTCCCCGCGAGCGACCGGGAGCAGATCCGCGAGCACCTGCGGGCCAAGGAGCAGCTGAACCTGGAGGAGCACAAGACGCTCGAGTTCACCTCGAAGTCCTGCGCGCTCACCGGTGAGAAGGGGCGGGACGGGCGCTCGGTGGTGGCGGTGACGGGGGACCTGAAGCTGCGCGGCGCCACGCGGGAGGTGGTGCTGCCCCTGGAGGTGGCGGTGGACGAGGAGCAGGTCGCGGCCCGGGGCGTGCTGACGACGCGCCACACGGACTTCGGCTTCGAGCCCTATTCGGCGCTGGGCGGGCTCTTCAAGAACAAGGACGAGCTCTACTTCGTCGTCGACGTGCGCGGCCGGCGCGTGGCGGGCAGGTGA